DNA from Terriglobia bacterium:
TCGCTGGGTCAGAACGACTTTTCCAGAACCGGCATACAGGAGTTTCATGACTGGTCGGGCATGGTCGGGCTGACTTCGACTCTGTCGCAGCGGCTGGTCAATGACGCGCGTTTCAACTACGGACGTCGGGCTGCCAGCTTTCGTTCCGGGGTAGGCGACGCGGTGGCATCCAACATCTCCGGCGCCGCGTTTTTCGGCCGCGAGTTGTTCTCTCCGGTGCGCCGCACCGAAACTCGCTATGAGTTCACCGACAGCCTGAGCTGGAACAAAGGCCACCACACCTTCAAGTTCGGCGGGGACGTCAACTGGATCTCTGTGGCCGCGACTTTCGAACTGAACTTTGCCGGCCTGTTCAATTTCGGCGGTTTGGATGCTTCCACCTTGAACTCGGCGTTCGTGAACGTGCCCGGCTGTACTCCCGGCGCGGTGAACTGCGCTCCAGCTTTCACGGCGGTGCAACAGTATGGACTGGGATTCCCCGCCAACTACATCCAGGGGTTCGGCAATCCGGCCAGCGCGCTCAGCAATAAGCCGATTGCATTCTTCGCGCAAGATTCCTGGCAGATCCGCCCGAACCTGACCATCAACTACGGCGTGCGCTACGACATCGAGTTCACGCAGAAGATCAACCCGGTCGGCGTCAAGGACCCGCTCACCGGAATTACGCTCAGCCCGTCTGACATAATTGCCGCGCAGGACGCGCTCAACGTGCAGCAGGGCATTCCCATCGACAAGAACAACGTCGCCCCGCGGCTGGCTATCGCCTGGGACCCGTTCAATAGCGGCAAGACGGTTGTCCGCGCCGCGTACGGGCTCTTTTACGACCATCCGCTGCAGGCCATCGCCTTCAATTCCGACATCGCGGATGCGGCGCAACAGCAGCAGTTGGTGGAACTGCCGGGCAGCCCCTCGCCGACGGCCTCGCTGAATGCGACGCAGATCTTCCAGGGCACAGTGTGCGTTCCCGGAGCTGCCCTGACCCCAGTCTGTGCCCCTGGCGTGGTGACCCCCGGCGTGGCCGTCGGATCGCAGTACCAGTTCCTACGCCAGCGCTTCAACGACCAGACGTTCCCCGGCTTCGGGCCAGTGCTGCCCTTCACCCTGCCGATCTCCAAGAACTTCCAATACTCCTACGCCAACCAGGCTAGCTTCTCGATGGAACACCAGTTCACCAGCAGCCTGTCAGTCTCCCTTGGGTACGTGTTCGTGGGCAATCGTCACCTCCCGCGGCCGATTGACGTAAACGCTCCCAACACGAACCTGCTGGTTCAGAACTTCACCGATTTCGCCGGGCGCGCGCCGGCCAATACCACCGAGGCCCAGGCGTTCTCGCTTCCTACCGTCAGCAGCGCGGCATTCACGGTGGTCATCCCGGGGCTGGTAGTGGTGAACAATGCCACCGGCAAGAAAATCGTGAACCCGGCGGCGGCCGGTTTCTTCCGTCCCAGCGCGCCTAACTACCTGCTGGTGGCGGCCCTCACTGGTGGAGCGGTGACGCCCGCCGCTTTCAACGCCGCGATCGCCGGTTCATTGCGAACGCCTGGAGTCATCAGCCCGTTCAGCTCGATGAACGCCCAGTTGTCCACCGGCACGTCGGACTACAACGCGTTCAACGCCGAATTGAAGAAGCGGTTCAGCCGTAACTTCCAGTTCATGGCGTCGTACACCTGGTCGCATTCCATCGACGACTCTTCCGACCTGCAGACCCTGCTCCTGCCCCAGGACAACCTCAACCTGAGGGCAGAGCGTTCCAATTCACTGTTTGACCAGCGGCACCGGTTCGTGTTCAGTGGGCTCCTAAGCTCACCTCCTGCGTGGCGTTCGGCAGGCCGATTCACTCGTGTGCTTGCAGATTTTTCGGTGGCGCCGATCATCGAAATTTCCTCCGGACGGCCGTTCAACATTCTCACCGGGGTGGATACCAATGCCGATCAGTCCAGTCAGACAGATCGTCCCGGTGTTGGCGCCAATGGTGTGCTTACCTTGCCGGCGCCATTTTCCGACGGCACCCTCGGCCGCAACGCCGGGGTCACGACCAGCTTCGCTTCGTTCGATATGCGAATCAGCCGTGCGATTCCGATCACCGAACGGCTCAAGCTGAACGTGATTGCTGAAGGGTTTAACCTGTTCAACCGCTTCAACGAGGCCGCGGTGTCGCCGCAGTTCACCGACGTGAATGCATTCAACAAGAGGGAGGGCAACAGGTACCTGAGCCGGGCCACAGCGGCTTTTGATCCCCGTCAGTTCCAGTTCGGCCTAAAGCTGGCCTGGTAAGAACCGGCTCCAGGCTCCACGAACAAAGCTCCAGGCTGCACGGCTTGGAGCTTTTTTCTTGGCGTAGTGAGTGTTGGGCCTTTGTGGTTCCCTCGCTTGCGTTTACCATTTCAGTCTTATGTCGGAACCCGCAAAGGCGTCTGTAGCCGATGCCACTCATTGCGTCCATGCCGGCGAGGAGCGCCACGGCACCAACGCCAGCCTGACCACTGACATCGCACAGACTTCCGTGTTCGTCATGCCCAGCCTCGACGAGCTCCGGCGCTATGCCGAAGGCAAGTCGAAAGCCTACATGTATTCGCGCTACGCCAACCCGACCACCACGGTGGCGGAGCAGAAGATCGCCGCGCTGGAAGGCGCCGAAGCCTGCGTGGTCACCGCGAGCGGCATGGCGGCGGAACTGGCGATATTCATGGCATTGTGCGAATCCGGCGATGAAATCGTCTCCATGCTCGATCTCTACGGCGGCACCACCAAGCTGTTCCAGAGCGTGCTGCCGCGCTTCGGCATCCGCACCCGCCTGGTGCCGTTTACCGAGCTCGATGAGATCGAGCGCTATTTCTCCGAGCGGACGCGCCTGTTGTTTCTGGAAACGCCGACGAACCCGACGCTGCGTTGCGCCGATATCCGCAAGCTCGCTGCAATCGGGCAGCGACACAACGCGGTGGTCGTGGTGGACAATACCTTCGCCACGCCCATCCTGCAGAAGCCCCTCGCGCTCGGCGCCGACATCACCATCCATTCGGCGACCAAATATCTCGGGGGGCATAACGACCTGACCGCAGGCGCCGTCGCCGGGTCGCGCCAGAGGTTGGACACGATTCGCGAAATGGTGAAGTTCACCGGCGGTTGCCTGGATCCGCTGGGCTCGTTCTTGCTTATCCGAGGCCTTAAGACGCTGGAGATCCGCGTCGAGCGCGCCTGCGCGAACGCGCGCCTCATCGCCGAAGCGCTGCGCAAGCACGAGCAAGTAGGGCGCGTGCTTTATCCCGGCTTCGCCGACGATCCCGGCCACGACATAGCTCGCCGCCAGATGGGCGATTTTGGCATGATGGTTTCGTTTGAAACCAGGGGCGGCGGACCGGCAGCCGAGAAATTCATTGATTCGCTCCAGCTGTGGTACCTGGCGACCAGCCTGGGCGGTGTTGAGTCCACCGTTTCTTATCCGCTCCTTTCGTCTCACGTGGGGCTCACAGACGAGCAACTGAAGCTGCTCGATGTCTCGGCGGCAACGGTGAGGCTCTCGGTGGGCATCGAACATCCAGCCGATCTAGTGGCCGACATTGAGCAGGCCTTGGACCGCGCTTGAGCATCGTCGTTCCGGGATCCGCAGGCCGTGTCCTTCCGGGCACCACGAGGACGATCCGCGATTGACCCGCCAATCAACAGCACGGTACGATCTTGTGGGTGAGGGGCATTATTTCAGCGTATCGGACGGAGGGATCTACGCGAACCGAAGTTGTTCGACGAGGTTGAATGCATAGGTACTGGTCCTTTCCCATTGTTGGCGCGCTGCTGCTGACGCTGCTTTCGTGCAAGACCACGGAGACGAAGGACGCGTCAGGCGATCCGCCCGCGCAAGCCACGGCGCCCACCTTGACTGCCGTGGCGCCCCCTCCGCCGAAAATTGAAGAAAAGATCCAGCCCAAGGTCGATCCGGTTGAGGCCGTCATCGTCAAGGCCGACAAGGAATACCAGGCGGGCCTCGCCAACTACAGCGCCGGCCACCTCGAAGCCGCCAAGGAAAATTTCGACCGCGCCTTCGACCTGCTGCTCCAGTCGGGGCTCGACGTGCGCGGCAACGACCGCCTGCAGCAGGAATTCGACAAGCTGGTGGAGGGCGTCAACAACCTGGAAATAATCGCCCTGCAGGCGGGAGACGGTTTCACGGAACAGAAACCCGAGCCCGCGCCCATCGACGAAGCCAACGAGGTCACGTTTCCGGTTGATCCCAACATTCGCGCCAAGGCCGAAGCGGAGATGAAGGATATCCACTCCGACTTGCCGCTGGTGATCAACGACGAGGTCGCGCGCTACATCAGCTATTTCTCCAGCCGCGGACGCGGCACACTGGAGCACGCGCTCACCCGCGCCGGGCGGTACCGCGAGATGATCCTGCGCATCCTGAAACAAGAAGGTGTGCCGCAGGATCTAATCTATCTGGCGCAGGCCGAGTCGGGCTTCCACCCACTGGCCCTATCGCGCGCGGGAGCCCGCGGCATGTGGCAGTTCATGGCCGGACGCGCTTCGGGATACGGATTGCAGCGAAACTGGTGGCTGGACGA
Protein-coding regions in this window:
- a CDS encoding TonB-dependent receptor: MTRLMKVWLTWVAIILISGSAAAQSAATAELDVSVKDPNGLVVRNATVTASNAARNIQRTAVQNSEGAYQFLSLPPGQYNVSVQAPGFAKTMATNVTVTVGQRAELPIALQLAAVESVVNVTGELELIETQRSAVASTVDQQRIENLPINERNYLSFAETSSTVTRDNGRPIGPAPTSGLNIGGQRGRSTLVQVDGADNTDTSVNAARSTLSQEAVQEFQVITNSYAAEYGRASGGVVNVVSKSGTNALHGDMFGFLRHRSFQAKNAFAPIPDPPFTRTQYGASLGGPIKKDKTWFFAAFEQRRRQESGFFTSDVTAGLQGSVSIPVIPGLNPVARTFNNLTTDQVSYVNALLATGTPNGICGARGYAFLAASGGATALNGTNPLSSPNDGSGCPAISPILPGVVGSRFLLSGAPVPLTTTDAQGNPIAFRALTQLQKIFPVSEGTTFSSVRLDHQINNNHQLVARAGFNPSRITGIQVESQNQSLGQNDFSRTGIQEFHDWSGMVGLTSTLSQRLVNDARFNYGRRAASFRSGVGDAVASNISGAAFFGRELFSPVRRTETRYEFTDSLSWNKGHHTFKFGGDVNWISVAATFELNFAGLFNFGGLDASTLNSAFVNVPGCTPGAVNCAPAFTAVQQYGLGFPANYIQGFGNPASALSNKPIAFFAQDSWQIRPNLTINYGVRYDIEFTQKINPVGVKDPLTGITLSPSDIIAAQDALNVQQGIPIDKNNVAPRLAIAWDPFNSGKTVVRAAYGLFYDHPLQAIAFNSDIADAAQQQQLVELPGSPSPTASLNATQIFQGTVCVPGAALTPVCAPGVVTPGVAVGSQYQFLRQRFNDQTFPGFGPVLPFTLPISKNFQYSYANQASFSMEHQFTSSLSVSLGYVFVGNRHLPRPIDVNAPNTNLLVQNFTDFAGRAPANTTEAQAFSLPTVSSAAFTVVIPGLVVVNNATGKKIVNPAAAGFFRPSAPNYLLVAALTGGAVTPAAFNAAIAGSLRTPGVISPFSSMNAQLSTGTSDYNAFNAELKKRFSRNFQFMASYTWSHSIDDSSDLQTLLLPQDNLNLRAERSNSLFDQRHRFVFSGLLSSPPAWRSAGRFTRVLADFSVAPIIEISSGRPFNILTGVDTNADQSSQTDRPGVGANGVLTLPAPFSDGTLGRNAGVTTSFASFDMRISRAIPITERLKLNVIAEGFNLFNRFNEAAVSPQFTDVNAFNKREGNRYLSRATAAFDPRQFQFGLKLAW
- a CDS encoding aminotransferase class I/II-fold pyridoxal phosphate-dependent enzyme, with the translated sequence MSEPAKASVADATHCVHAGEERHGTNASLTTDIAQTSVFVMPSLDELRRYAEGKSKAYMYSRYANPTTTVAEQKIAALEGAEACVVTASGMAAELAIFMALCESGDEIVSMLDLYGGTTKLFQSVLPRFGIRTRLVPFTELDEIERYFSERTRLLFLETPTNPTLRCADIRKLAAIGQRHNAVVVVDNTFATPILQKPLALGADITIHSATKYLGGHNDLTAGAVAGSRQRLDTIREMVKFTGGCLDPLGSFLLIRGLKTLEIRVERACANARLIAEALRKHEQVGRVLYPGFADDPGHDIARRQMGDFGMMVSFETRGGGPAAEKFIDSLQLWYLATSLGGVESTVSYPLLSSHVGLTDEQLKLLDVSAATVRLSVGIEHPADLVADIEQALDRA